A genome region from Ottowia testudinis includes the following:
- a CDS encoding phosphoethanolamine transferase, protein MWSAFNHRQNRRWFTSATPGMRPARLVMMVALFIATLGNLPLWRALAGLPELGNTRGVLFGIGFAAVILGALLLLLALFSWRWLLKPALTLCLLAAAAGAYFMLAYGIVIDRTMLVNVLLTDSREARELINWQMLASIALMGVLPALWVWRQRLAWPTWPRQALRNLGLALFGLALAVAALLATFQDFASVMRNHTQVRYLINPLNSFYALAILPQQPVQRSGQNVEPIGQDARLSNPAPDARPPLIIAVLGETARADHFGLNGYARDTTPRLGAEPGVASLRNVWSCGTNTAASVPCMFSPLGREAFNDRKANYEGLVDVLQRAGLAVLWIDNQPGGCKGVCDRVPRVNYRELQTPGLCQGDECLDEAMLKNLDERIAQLPPERRERGVVVFMHQMGSHGPAYYLRSPERLKRFTPECRNHALQQCQREQIVNAYDNTIAYTDAFLGMAIDWLKQRQDRYAPAMVYLSDHGESLGENNLYLHGLPYRIAPPEQKRVPWITWLSPAFSQQTRITSDCVAARRDQQLSHDHYFHSMLGLLGVQTALHQPGSDIYGSCRTP, encoded by the coding sequence ATGTGGTCTGCATTCAACCATCGGCAAAATCGGCGCTGGTTCACGAGCGCGACGCCCGGCATGCGTCCGGCGCGCCTGGTGATGATGGTGGCGCTGTTCATCGCCACGCTGGGCAACCTGCCGCTGTGGCGCGCGCTGGCCGGCCTGCCCGAACTCGGCAACACACGCGGCGTGCTGTTCGGTATCGGCTTTGCTGCGGTGATTCTTGGCGCCCTGCTGCTGCTGCTGGCACTGTTCAGCTGGCGTTGGCTGCTCAAGCCGGCACTCACGCTCTGCCTGCTGGCCGCCGCCGCCGGCGCCTATTTCATGTTGGCCTACGGCATCGTGATCGACCGCACGATGCTGGTCAACGTGCTGCTCACCGATTCGCGCGAGGCACGCGAACTCATCAACTGGCAAATGCTGGCCAGCATTGCGCTGATGGGCGTGCTGCCCGCGCTGTGGGTTTGGCGGCAACGCCTGGCTTGGCCGACCTGGCCGCGCCAGGCGCTGCGCAATCTGGGCCTGGCGCTGTTCGGCCTGGCGTTGGCGGTGGCCGCGCTGCTGGCCACGTTTCAGGACTTTGCGTCCGTGATGCGCAACCACACCCAGGTGCGCTACCTCATCAACCCTCTCAATTCGTTCTACGCACTGGCCATCCTGCCGCAACAGCCGGTGCAGCGCAGCGGCCAAAACGTCGAGCCGATCGGCCAGGATGCGCGCTTGTCCAACCCGGCGCCGGATGCCAGGCCACCGCTGATCATCGCGGTGCTGGGCGAAACCGCGCGCGCCGACCACTTCGGGCTCAACGGCTACGCGCGCGACACCACGCCGCGCCTGGGCGCCGAGCCGGGCGTGGCGAGCCTGCGCAACGTGTGGTCGTGCGGCACCAACACCGCGGCATCGGTGCCGTGCATGTTCTCGCCCCTGGGGCGCGAAGCTTTCAACGACCGCAAGGCCAACTACGAGGGCTTGGTGGACGTGCTGCAGCGCGCCGGCTTAGCGGTGCTGTGGATCGACAACCAGCCGGGCGGCTGCAAGGGTGTGTGCGACCGCGTGCCGCGCGTGAACTACCGCGAGTTGCAGACGCCTGGGCTGTGCCAGGGCGACGAATGCCTGGACGAAGCCATGCTCAAAAATCTGGACGAGCGCATCGCACAGCTGCCGCCCGAGCGCCGGGAACGGGGCGTGGTGGTGTTCATGCACCAAATGGGCAGCCACGGGCCGGCGTATTACCTGCGTTCGCCCGAGCGGCTGAAGCGCTTCACGCCGGAGTGCCGCAACCACGCGCTGCAGCAGTGCCAGCGCGAGCAGATCGTCAACGCCTACGACAACACCATCGCCTACACCGACGCGTTCCTCGGCATGGCCATCGACTGGCTGAAGCAGCGCCAGGACCGCTACGCACCGGCCATGGTGTACCTGTCCGACCATGGCGAGTCGCTGGGCGAGAACAACCTGTATCTGCACGGGCTGCCATACCGCATCGCCCCGCCCGAGCAAAAGCGCGTGCCGTGGATCACCTGGCTTTCGCCGGCCTTCAGCCAGCAGACCCGCATCACCAGCGACTGCGTGGCCGCGCGGCGCGACCAGCAGCTGTCGCATGATCATTACTTTCATTCGATGCTCGGCCTGCTGGGTGTGCAGACCGCGCTGCACCAGCCGGGGAGCGACATCTATGGATCATGTCGCACACCCTGA